The segment TTATTATTCATCATTTAATTCATCGATTTTGAACTGTCGCACTTCTTCCAGACTCAACCCCGTTTTCCGACTAATTGTTTCCTCATCTAACACATCCAGAAGTTGCTTGGCAATTTCTCGACGGGTTTCTTCTTTCCCCTGTCTCAATGCCCGTCGAATCGCATTACGTTGATCGTGGATATAGATTTCTCGCTGTTCTAAAGCTTCTAATTCTTCCCTAGTTAGATTTGCTTGATTCGCTACTTCAAAGGCTTTGCGAATTTCTGGCACTTGCGCCATGGTTTCGGGGATAGTCTCTAGAGTTCTAGCTGTTTTGATAAAATAAATCCATTGCTCAGTTAATGTCTCTAACTCCTCTAAGCTTTTGCTAAACTTGGGTAATTCTACAAACACTAACTCTAAATCATTAATTGGATAATCTGTCAAGAGTTTCTTTTCTTTGAGAATAAAATTAGAAATGACCTGATTCAGATGCTCAAACATTTCAAAGTCGGTAATAGTTAAAGCAATCACCGGACTCAGTATCGTGTAATCTTCTCCAGGTTGTAATTGAATGGAATAGGCTTTCGCCGCGTTATATAAAATTCGCTTTTCAAAGCCTTCTACATTCAAAACTTGCATTTCAATAATCACCGTTTTAT is part of the Coleofasciculus chthonoplastes PCC 7420 genome and harbors:
- a CDS encoding Rpn family recombination-promoting nuclease/putative transposase, yielding MIFINPKTDFAFKKIFGSEQSKDILISFLNALLYQGRAVIQDVEILNPYLAPQIQGIKDTYLDVKARITGDKTVIIEMQVLNVEGFEKRILYNAAKAYSIQLQPGEDYTILSPVIALTITDFEMFEHLNQVISNFILKEKKLLTDYPINDLELVFVELPKFSKSLEELETLTEQWIYFIKTARTLETIPETMAQVPEIRKAFEVANQANLTREELEALEQREIYIHDQRNAIRRALRQGKEETRREIAKQLLDVLDEETISRKTGLSLEEVRQFKIDELNDE